In Actinoplanes derwentensis, the following proteins share a genomic window:
- a CDS encoding succinate dehydrogenase/fumarate reductase iron-sulfur subunit produces MDIKVRVWRQSGPSAGGKMVAYDVKGISPDASFLEMIDVLNETLILDGDDPIAFDHDCREGICGACSMVINGVAHGPEKATTTCQLHMRKFSDGDVIDVEPWRAAAFPVIKDLVVDRTAFDQIIQAGGYITVPTGTAPDAHATPVPKKDADMAFEAATCIGCGACVAACPNGSSMLFTAAKITHLGLMPQGQPERDSRVLDMLQAQDDAGFGGCTNAGECTTVCPKGIPLSLIGRLNSDYRKAITKR; encoded by the coding sequence ATGGACATCAAGGTCAGGGTGTGGCGTCAATCCGGCCCCTCGGCCGGCGGGAAGATGGTCGCCTACGACGTGAAGGGGATCTCCCCCGACGCGTCGTTCCTCGAGATGATCGACGTGCTCAACGAGACGCTGATCCTCGACGGTGACGACCCGATCGCGTTCGACCACGACTGCCGCGAAGGCATCTGCGGCGCCTGCAGCATGGTCATCAACGGGGTGGCACACGGCCCGGAGAAGGCCACCACCACCTGCCAGCTGCACATGCGCAAGTTCTCCGACGGCGACGTGATCGACGTCGAGCCGTGGCGCGCCGCCGCCTTCCCGGTCATCAAGGACCTGGTCGTCGACCGCACCGCGTTCGACCAGATCATCCAGGCCGGCGGTTACATCACCGTCCCGACCGGCACCGCGCCGGACGCCCACGCCACGCCGGTACCGAAGAAGGACGCCGACATGGCGTTCGAAGCGGCCACCTGCATCGGCTGCGGCGCCTGCGTGGCGGCCTGCCCGAACGGCTCGTCGATGCTGTTCACCGCCGCGAAGATCACCCACCTCGGCCTGATGCCGCAGGGCCAGCCGGAACGCGACAGCCGCGTCCTGGACATGCTCCAGGCCCAGGACGACGCAGGCTTCGGCGGCTGCACCAACGCCGGCGAGTGCACCACGGTCTGCCCGAAGGGCATCCCGTTGAGCCTGATCGGCCGCCTGAACAGCGACTACCGCAAGGCGATCACCAAGCGCTGA
- a CDS encoding HNH endonuclease, which yields MSAVLVLNADCGPLHRVSLRHAIRMLFRQVAVVHEAQPDDRIGVYPVPTVVRLVSYVVTRWRRGRGPGWSRAGVLVRDGRRCAYCGAAASTIDHVLPRSRGGRNEWLNTVAACGRCNNRKRDRTPAEARMPLRVTPFAPIWAASSLT from the coding sequence ATGAGTGCGGTGCTGGTGCTCAATGCTGACTGCGGGCCGTTGCACCGGGTCAGTCTCCGGCACGCGATTCGGATGTTGTTCCGTCAGGTCGCCGTGGTGCACGAGGCTCAGCCGGACGATCGGATCGGGGTCTACCCGGTGCCGACCGTCGTGCGGCTGGTCTCCTACGTGGTCACCCGCTGGCGGCGCGGCCGGGGTCCCGGCTGGTCGCGGGCCGGTGTGCTGGTGCGGGACGGGCGGAGGTGCGCCTACTGCGGCGCTGCCGCCTCGACCATCGACCACGTGCTGCCTCGTTCGCGCGGCGGCCGCAACGAATGGCTCAACACGGTGGCCGCCTGCGGGCGCTGCAACAACCGGAAGCGTGACCGCACCCCTGCGGAAGCCCGCATGCCCCTGCGGGTGACCCCGTTCGCCCCGATCTGGGCGGCGTCGTCCCTGACCTGA
- a CDS encoding LysR family transcriptional regulator, giving the protein MRMQLQQLRYFVMVAELRHFTQAADEMGVSQPTLSKQIHTLEASLGAPLFERIRGDVTLTVAGQTLLPLAQRMIADADTARDAVADIVGLRKGEVRLGATPSLCSSLVPVVLRTYTSDHPGIQLHVSEGSSQDLIDSLLAHALDMALIVHPEHGVDAALDTTELLRESLVVASVAGGPPLTVGRQLDLIELRHTPMVMFRAGYDIRDVTLQACERAGFTPKFAVEGGEMDAVLAFVEAGLGVALVPSMVLANRPLLRATPLGPPGMRRTIALAQRRGAVLPHAAAALREGIIEHIASGELPAGVRGLRTVHIG; this is encoded by the coding sequence ATTAGGATGCAGCTGCAACAACTCCGGTACTTCGTCATGGTGGCTGAGCTGCGACATTTCACCCAAGCGGCGGACGAAATGGGCGTCTCGCAACCTACGTTGAGTAAGCAGATTCACACCCTCGAAGCATCTCTCGGCGCGCCGCTCTTCGAGCGCATCCGCGGTGACGTGACCTTGACCGTCGCCGGGCAGACCCTGCTCCCGCTTGCTCAGCGCATGATCGCCGACGCCGACACGGCCCGGGACGCGGTCGCCGACATCGTCGGCCTGCGCAAGGGCGAGGTGCGGCTCGGCGCCACCCCCAGCCTCTGCTCCTCACTGGTCCCGGTCGTGCTGCGCACCTACACCTCTGACCACCCCGGCATCCAGTTGCACGTGAGCGAGGGCAGCTCCCAGGACCTGATCGACAGTCTGCTCGCGCACGCCCTCGACATGGCCCTGATCGTCCACCCCGAACACGGCGTCGACGCCGCCCTGGACACCACCGAGCTGCTGCGGGAGAGCCTCGTGGTGGCCTCGGTCGCCGGTGGCCCGCCCCTGACCGTGGGCCGCCAGCTCGACCTGATCGAGTTGCGGCACACCCCGATGGTGATGTTCCGGGCCGGCTACGACATCCGGGACGTCACCCTGCAGGCCTGCGAGCGGGCCGGGTTCACGCCCAAGTTCGCGGTCGAGGGCGGCGAGATGGACGCGGTGCTGGCCTTCGTCGAGGCCGGGCTCGGTGTCGCGCTGGTGCCGAGCATGGTGCTGGCCAACCGGCCGCTGCTGCGGGCGACCCCGCTCGGCCCGCCCGGCATGCGCCGCACCATCGCCCTGGCCCAGCGCCGGGGGGCCGTCCTGCCGCACGCGGCCGCCGCCCTGCGTGAGGGGATCATCGAACACATCGCATCGGGAGAGTTGCCCGCCGGGGTCAGGGGACTGCGAACAGTCCACATCGGGTAG
- a CDS encoding MFS transporter — protein sequence MRRNAALFVLISVLSGLGGTALTLAVGIWIFDLTGDPGLAALASLGVYLPSLAAPWLGVLVDRFPRRALLIGVEAGVAAVLFALLPVDSAGQVWLIYVAMLVRGVGYVLLDAGESALLPAALPADRLGDVNGWRSSAQEGMKLLAPLGGAALYTWVGPRPVIVLCAVLPLISAGLYALLRFGPTVSVTGEPSQNVAGQPTGRPGRGGAVVGGGPRAGVEGESGRRASLRWSSVREGLLMLTAEPLRSPVLLGMVAIGVSGLTNAAVLSQIVDGLGLPAAYLGVLSSVQGAGSIVAGLLVGRLLARAAAVRVALLGVLIFALSCVARSVPWWPAMIVGSLLAGAGLVWALIAAVTAVQTGTPGHLLGRVSATSNMALFGPMALTIPLGAALIGFGARAVLLIGAGLLVLTMLAVRRSGVLQDGGRAAAGR from the coding sequence ATGCGACGGAACGCTGCTCTGTTCGTACTCATCTCGGTCCTGTCCGGTCTTGGTGGGACCGCCCTCACCTTGGCCGTCGGCATCTGGATCTTCGACCTGACCGGTGACCCGGGGCTCGCGGCCCTCGCCTCCCTCGGCGTCTATCTGCCCAGTCTGGCCGCGCCCTGGCTGGGTGTCCTAGTCGACCGGTTCCCGCGCCGGGCTTTGCTGATCGGTGTCGAGGCCGGGGTCGCGGCGGTGCTGTTCGCCCTCCTGCCGGTGGATTCGGCCGGGCAGGTGTGGCTGATCTACGTGGCGATGCTGGTGCGTGGCGTCGGCTATGTGCTGCTCGATGCGGGGGAGTCCGCACTGTTGCCGGCCGCCCTTCCGGCCGACCGTCTCGGCGATGTGAACGGATGGCGGTCGAGTGCTCAGGAGGGCATGAAACTTCTGGCGCCTCTCGGTGGGGCAGCGCTCTACACGTGGGTCGGCCCGCGACCAGTGATCGTGCTCTGCGCCGTGTTGCCGCTTATCAGCGCCGGTCTTTACGCTCTGCTCCGCTTCGGCCCCACCGTATCGGTCACCGGAGAGCCGTCCCAGAACGTCGCCGGGCAGCCGACGGGGCGGCCGGGCCGGGGTGGTGCTGTGGTGGGTGGTGGGCCTCGGGCCGGGGTGGAGGGGGAATCGGGGCGGCGGGCGAGTCTGCGCTGGAGCAGCGTGCGGGAAGGGCTTCTGATGCTGACTGCCGAACCGTTGCGTTCCCCGGTTCTGCTGGGGATGGTGGCTATCGGGGTCTCCGGGCTGACCAATGCGGCGGTGTTGTCCCAGATCGTTGACGGACTGGGTCTTCCCGCCGCGTACCTGGGTGTTCTCTCCAGCGTGCAAGGTGCCGGGTCGATCGTTGCCGGGCTGCTGGTGGGGCGGTTGCTGGCTCGGGCTGCGGCGGTGCGCGTGGCGTTGCTCGGGGTGCTGATCTTCGCGTTGTCCTGTGTGGCGCGGAGTGTGCCCTGGTGGCCGGCGATGATCGTGGGCAGCCTGCTGGCCGGGGCCGGGCTGGTGTGGGCGTTGATCGCGGCGGTCACCGCGGTGCAGACCGGTACCCCGGGACATCTGCTGGGACGGGTTTCGGCGACCAGCAACATGGCCTTGTTCGGGCCGATGGCTTTGACGATTCCGCTCGGTGCGGCCCTGATCGGTTTCGGAGCCCGGGCGGTCCTGCTGATCGGCGCGGGTCTGCTGGTTCTCACCATGCTGGCGGTCCGGCGGTCAGGGGTTCTCCAAGACGGGGGACGGGCTGCCGCGGGCCGGTGA
- a CDS encoding fumarate reductase/succinate dehydrogenase flavoprotein subunit, producing the protein MTASEFWSEGEPVFDKAAPDGPVETRWERRKFNAKLVNPANRRKLTVIIVGTGLAGGSAAATLAEAGYHVKSYCYQDSPRRAHSIAAQGGINAAKNYRNDGDSVYRLFYDTVKGGDFRARESNVYRLAQVSVNIIDQCVAQGVPFAREYGGLLDNRSFGGTQVSRTFYARGQTGQQLLLGAYQALERQIGLGNVEMNARHEMLELIVVDGKARGIVVRDMVTGEISTEFADAVVLASGGYGNVFFLSTNAKGCNVTASWRAHRKGALFANPCYTQIHPTCIPESGSHQSKLTLMSESLRNDGRVWVPKAQKDTRRAADIPEDERDYYLERIYPSFGNLVPRDIASRAAKNVCDEGRGVGPGGLGVYLDFADAISRLGQKAVEAKYGNLFEMYERITGEDPYETPMRIYPAVHYTMGGLWVDYDLQSTVPGLFVVGEANFSDHGANRLGASALMQGMADGYFVLPNTISNYLASGPFPKVTETDAPVVEARKQVEDRIEKFLSIDGDRTVDSFHRELGHIMWEYCGMERTEEGLTKAVGLIRALKEEFWTRVKVPGKGEELNQNLEKAGRVADFIELGELMCIDALHRRESCGGHFRGESQTPDGEALRHDDEFSYAAAWEYFGADGKPTLHKEDLNFEYVHPSTRSYK; encoded by the coding sequence ATGACTGCTTCTGAATTCTGGTCCGAGGGCGAACCCGTCTTCGACAAGGCCGCCCCGGACGGCCCGGTGGAGACCCGCTGGGAGCGCCGCAAGTTCAACGCCAAGCTGGTCAACCCGGCGAACCGCCGCAAGCTGACGGTGATCATCGTCGGCACCGGCCTGGCCGGCGGCTCGGCCGCGGCGACCCTGGCCGAGGCCGGGTACCACGTCAAGTCGTACTGCTATCAGGACAGCCCGCGCCGCGCGCACTCGATCGCCGCGCAGGGTGGCATCAACGCCGCGAAGAACTACCGCAACGACGGCGACTCCGTCTACCGGCTGTTCTACGACACGGTCAAGGGCGGCGACTTCCGCGCCCGCGAGTCGAACGTCTACCGGCTCGCCCAGGTGTCGGTGAACATCATCGACCAGTGTGTGGCCCAGGGCGTCCCGTTCGCCCGCGAGTACGGCGGCCTGCTCGACAACCGCTCGTTCGGCGGCACCCAGGTGTCCCGCACGTTCTACGCCCGCGGCCAGACCGGCCAGCAGCTGCTGCTCGGCGCGTACCAGGCTCTGGAGCGCCAGATCGGCCTCGGCAACGTCGAGATGAACGCCCGGCACGAGATGCTCGAGCTGATCGTCGTGGACGGCAAGGCCCGCGGCATCGTGGTCCGTGACATGGTGACCGGCGAGATCAGCACCGAGTTCGCCGACGCCGTGGTGCTCGCCTCCGGCGGTTACGGCAACGTCTTCTTCCTGTCGACGAACGCCAAGGGCTGCAACGTCACCGCGTCGTGGCGGGCGCACCGCAAGGGCGCGCTGTTCGCGAACCCCTGCTACACGCAGATCCACCCGACGTGCATCCCGGAGTCCGGCTCGCACCAGTCGAAGTTGACCCTGATGTCGGAGTCGCTGCGTAACGACGGCCGGGTGTGGGTGCCGAAGGCGCAGAAGGACACCCGCCGCGCCGCCGACATCCCCGAGGACGAGCGCGACTACTACCTGGAGCGCATCTACCCGTCGTTCGGCAACCTGGTGCCCCGGGACATCGCGTCGCGGGCCGCCAAGAACGTCTGTGACGAGGGCCGTGGTGTCGGCCCCGGCGGTCTGGGTGTCTACCTGGACTTCGCGGACGCGATCAGCCGGCTGGGCCAGAAGGCGGTCGAGGCCAAGTACGGCAACCTCTTCGAGATGTACGAGCGGATCACCGGCGAGGACCCGTACGAGACGCCGATGCGCATCTACCCCGCCGTGCACTACACGATGGGTGGCCTCTGGGTCGACTACGACCTGCAGTCGACGGTGCCCGGCCTGTTCGTGGTCGGCGAGGCGAACTTCTCCGACCACGGCGCCAACCGGCTCGGCGCGTCCGCGCTGATGCAGGGCATGGCCGACGGCTACTTCGTGCTCCCGAACACGATCAGCAACTACCTCGCCTCCGGCCCCTTCCCGAAGGTCACCGAGACCGACGCGCCGGTCGTCGAGGCCCGCAAGCAGGTCGAGGACCGGATCGAGAAGTTCCTGTCGATCGACGGCGACCGGACCGTGGACTCCTTCCACCGCGAACTCGGCCACATCATGTGGGAGTACTGCGGCATGGAACGCACCGAGGAGGGCCTGACCAAGGCGGTCGGCCTGATCCGGGCGCTCAAGGAGGAGTTCTGGACCAGGGTGAAGGTGCCCGGCAAGGGCGAGGAGCTCAACCAGAACCTGGAGAAGGCCGGCCGCGTCGCCGACTTCATCGAACTGGGCGAACTCATGTGCATCGACGCGCTGCACCGCCGCGAATCCTGCGGCGGCCACTTCCGGGGCGAGTCGCAGACCCCCGACGGTGAGGCGCTGCGCCACGACGACGAGTTCAGCTACGCCGCGGCGTGGGAGTACTTCGGCGCCGACGGCAAGCCCACGCTGCACAAGGAAGACCTCAACTTCGAATACGTCCACCCGAGCACGCGGAGTTACAAGTAA
- a CDS encoding TetR/AcrR family transcriptional regulator, giving the protein MADSLRQVVVGTRKQQAAQTEAELKAAAVRVFERVGYLNAKITDITAEAGRATGSFYKHFASKERLLEALLADVLAEGDVTAGLPGHLTDFRERAAVRWHVDVFWGFYREHRAVMSALQQAAIVDEEFARRSREMLEPDLHHIAGHLEGLDVPGDRMVAASLFTTTLSAAATAWFAGEKHVGESEMLDSLTTFLHRGLGGR; this is encoded by the coding sequence GTGGCTGATAGCCTCCGTCAAGTGGTGGTGGGTACGCGTAAGCAGCAAGCGGCACAGACCGAGGCGGAGCTGAAAGCGGCCGCTGTCCGGGTGTTCGAGCGAGTCGGCTATCTCAACGCCAAGATCACGGACATCACGGCCGAGGCGGGGCGCGCGACCGGGTCGTTCTACAAGCACTTCGCGAGCAAGGAACGGCTGCTCGAAGCGCTGCTCGCCGACGTGCTGGCTGAAGGTGACGTCACCGCGGGGCTGCCGGGGCACCTCACGGACTTCCGGGAGCGCGCGGCGGTGCGCTGGCACGTCGACGTCTTCTGGGGCTTCTACCGGGAGCACCGGGCGGTCATGTCCGCGTTGCAGCAGGCGGCGATCGTCGACGAGGAGTTCGCCCGCCGCAGCCGGGAGATGCTCGAACCCGACCTGCATCACATCGCCGGCCACCTGGAGGGCCTCGACGTTCCCGGGGATCGGATGGTGGCGGCGTCACTGTTCACCACGACGCTGTCCGCGGCGGCGACGGCCTGGTTCGCGGGGGAGAAGCATGTGGGGGAGAGCGAGATGCTCGACAGCCTCACGACATTCCTGCATCGAGGACTGGGTGGCCGGTGA
- a CDS encoding class I SAM-dependent methyltransferase gives MWHGEYRDPRLVEVFDAERVWGWEDDFFMRVLADRMAPRVLDLGCGTGRLAIAMAEAGHEVTAVDPAGAALDAARRKPGSARVQWIEGSFEDLPSQSFDAALMTGHVVQHLSDPEWSGALRALRDALVTDGRLIFDGPDPAARPWEGWDRAATERPIVLADGSVVLAWTEGAAPAGDVVPVVHHYRFPDGLELTSTSALRFRDEAELRGSLRAAGFRVDQVYGGWGREPPGLGHDGELIVIAIAEPRLIP, from the coding sequence GTGTGGCATGGCGAGTACCGGGATCCCCGGCTGGTCGAGGTCTTCGACGCCGAACGCGTCTGGGGCTGGGAGGACGACTTCTTCATGCGGGTCCTCGCCGACCGCATGGCACCCAGAGTGCTCGATCTCGGCTGCGGCACCGGCCGCCTGGCGATCGCGATGGCCGAGGCCGGCCACGAGGTGACCGCCGTCGACCCGGCCGGCGCCGCCCTGGACGCGGCCCGCCGCAAGCCCGGCTCCGCCCGGGTCCAGTGGATCGAGGGCTCCTTCGAGGATCTGCCGTCGCAGTCGTTCGACGCCGCCCTGATGACCGGCCACGTCGTCCAGCACCTCAGCGACCCGGAGTGGTCCGGGGCGCTGCGCGCGCTGCGGGACGCCCTGGTCACCGACGGCCGGCTGATCTTCGACGGGCCGGACCCGGCCGCCCGCCCGTGGGAGGGCTGGGACCGGGCCGCCACCGAGCGGCCGATCGTCCTCGCCGACGGCTCGGTGGTGCTGGCCTGGACCGAGGGAGCGGCACCGGCCGGGGACGTCGTCCCGGTCGTGCACCACTACCGGTTCCCGGACGGGCTGGAGCTGACCAGCACCTCCGCGCTGCGATTCCGGGACGAGGCCGAGCTGCGCGGCTCACTGCGGGCGGCCGGTTTCCGGGTGGACCAGGTGTACGGGGGATGGGGCCGCGAACCACCAGGCCTCGGCCACGACGGCGAACTGATCGTGATCGCCATCGCGGAACCTCGTCTGATCCCGTGA
- a CDS encoding succinate dehydrogenase cytochrome b subunit: MAVDTTSSKASKPAGAATPAPASKKQRPSSVVLKLIMAASGTLLVLFLFAHAAGNLKIFVGLPDFDHYAEWLRELGTPLLPHAWFLWIQRFGLLAAIGLHIWAAAALTIRAKKARPVKYAHRPKVQGGYAARTMRWGGVIIVLFVIWHILDLTLGTVNPAGGDSAASERVVEGFAPERWYVTIFYVLAVVAVGFHLRHGIWSAARTMGQQTVKGERRAKAIALVLSVVLVAMYLSVPIAVTLGLVD; the protein is encoded by the coding sequence GTGGCGGTAGACACGACTTCATCCAAGGCTTCGAAGCCGGCGGGCGCGGCAACGCCCGCTCCGGCCTCCAAGAAGCAGCGACCCTCGTCGGTCGTCCTCAAATTGATCATGGCGGCCAGCGGTACGCTGCTGGTTCTCTTCCTCTTCGCGCACGCGGCCGGCAACCTGAAGATCTTCGTCGGCTTGCCGGACTTCGACCACTACGCCGAGTGGCTCCGCGAACTGGGCACGCCGCTCCTCCCGCACGCCTGGTTCCTCTGGATCCAGCGATTCGGCCTGCTCGCCGCGATCGGCCTGCACATCTGGGCCGCCGCCGCGCTGACCATCCGGGCCAAGAAGGCCCGCCCGGTCAAGTACGCGCACCGCCCCAAGGTCCAGGGCGGTTACGCCGCGCGCACCATGCGCTGGGGTGGCGTGATCATCGTGCTGTTCGTGATCTGGCACATCCTCGACCTGACCCTCGGCACGGTGAACCCGGCCGGTGGCGACTCCGCGGCATCCGAGCGGGTGGTCGAGGGCTTCGCCCCCGAACGCTGGTACGTGACGATCTTCTACGTCCTCGCGGTGGTGGCCGTCGGTTTCCACCTGCGGCACGGCATCTGGAGCGCGGCCCGCACGATGGGCCAGCAGACGGTCAAGGGTGAGCGCCGGGCCAAGGCGATCGCGCTGGTGCTCTCGGTGGTCCTGGTCGCGATGTACCTCTCGGTGCCGATCGCGGTCACGCTCGGATTGGTGGATTGA
- a CDS encoding FAD-dependent monooxygenase, with translation MFSESKFTVIAGAGPTGLTLARQLTRHGVPFRIVEKSPHPFEGSRGKGLQPRTLEILDDLGLLDRFQEAGGDYPPMLAHLPGGGTHEFRLDEQHAPTPSVPYPNMLMVPQWRTSELLADGVPVEFGVGVGDFTQNSDGVQVTLDTGEIVDARYLVGADGGRSTIRKILGIPFEGETHEEERMIIADVLLTGLERGHWHVWPELSLTLCPLPGTDRHQLTAPPSTTSLEDLVAAADPAITLTEIGWRSEYRANMRMASRFRDGHVFLAGDAAHVHSPAGGQGLNTGVQDAYNLGWKIATGDSALLDTYEEERLPVAAAVLGITTHLHQRHVDGAADALRRDDPALRQLSLDYRGTTLAAEHRPAPGTVRAGDRAPDGPGRIFDLLRGPHPTVLAFHWPSALPDFGVPSHNATAASTTYDVTGPTLLLIRPDNYIGCATHDPADITTYLERITR, from the coding sequence ATGTTCAGTGAATCTAAGTTCACCGTAATCGCCGGTGCCGGCCCGACCGGCCTCACCCTGGCCCGCCAGCTCACCCGGCACGGAGTCCCGTTCCGGATCGTCGAGAAGTCCCCGCACCCCTTCGAGGGCTCCCGCGGCAAAGGCCTCCAGCCCCGAACCCTGGAGATCCTCGACGACCTGGGCCTGCTCGACCGTTTCCAGGAGGCGGGCGGCGACTACCCGCCGATGCTGGCGCACCTGCCCGGCGGCGGCACCCACGAGTTCCGCCTCGACGAACAGCACGCCCCGACACCTTCCGTGCCGTACCCGAACATGTTGATGGTCCCGCAGTGGCGGACCAGCGAGCTGCTGGCCGACGGCGTGCCCGTCGAGTTCGGCGTCGGTGTCGGCGACTTCACCCAGAACAGCGACGGCGTGCAGGTCACCCTGGACACCGGCGAGATCGTCGACGCTCGCTACCTGGTCGGCGCCGACGGCGGCCGCAGCACCATCCGCAAGATCCTCGGCATCCCGTTCGAGGGCGAGACCCACGAGGAAGAACGGATGATCATCGCGGACGTGCTGCTGACCGGCCTGGAGCGCGGCCATTGGCACGTGTGGCCGGAACTGAGCCTGACACTCTGCCCGCTGCCCGGCACCGACCGGCACCAGCTGACCGCCCCGCCCTCGACGACATCCCTGGAAGACCTGGTGGCAGCGGCCGACCCGGCGATCACCCTCACCGAGATCGGCTGGCGATCGGAGTACCGCGCCAACATGCGGATGGCGTCCCGCTTCCGCGACGGCCACGTCTTCCTCGCCGGAGACGCCGCCCACGTGCACTCCCCCGCCGGTGGCCAGGGCCTCAACACCGGCGTCCAGGACGCGTACAACCTCGGCTGGAAGATCGCCACCGGCGACTCGGCGCTGCTGGACACGTACGAGGAAGAACGCCTCCCGGTAGCGGCCGCCGTCCTGGGCATCACCACCCACCTGCACCAGCGGCACGTCGACGGCGCCGCGGACGCACTACGCCGCGACGACCCGGCCCTACGCCAACTGTCCCTCGACTACCGGGGCACCACGCTGGCCGCCGAACACCGCCCCGCCCCCGGCACCGTCCGGGCCGGCGACCGCGCCCCCGACGGCCCCGGCCGCATCTTCGACCTGCTCCGCGGCCCGCACCCCACTGTGCTGGCTTTCCACTGGCCGTCCGCGCTACCCGACTTCGGCGTGCCGTCCCACAACGCCACCGCCGCGTCCACCACCTACGACGTGACCGGCCCGACGCTCCTCCTGATCCGCCCCGACAACTACATCGGCTGCGCCACCCACGACCCGGCCGACATCACCACATACCTCGAACGCATCACCCGCTGA
- a CDS encoding substrate-binding domain-containing protein, protein MRSRVLLSAALVVVVLLVAGGVAWQLMSNGTAQPVTQATAAPVPSASRPTVAACPEPELTVAVAPEIEPVIRAAADGLKPAGQRCAPIVVRAEEPGVTLESKDRPDVWVPSSSSWLTIAAQRRLVYKPSGATLAWSPIVLTAPESMVGLYSSDGKPAWTALLQAVTEGRIPVVTMPDPLKTTTGLLSVHGVHAAAALTTKDPGIAQLRALTLRSRLEEADADPVSILKLLGTQNSPTDASYAVGVFPMVEQQLLAYQKAGHEVALAGAPPVDGMVQADYPYAVRKGVKTGLVEQLRSAISRPALEQAGFRTEPTAGSARLPESAAGLLAPVKQWVQYQKLSFQVLLLIDASGSMNEKIGAGAATKASLLRESGASAADLFNQDTTIGMWYFGAASATSPAHTEEVPFGPITSPVGERPRRDLLAEKIGTYRPITSAGTPLYQSVLDGIETMRQDAAPDKPSVVVVLTDGADGGTRFTMSNQEFLRKIAAGRDPKRPIPVIAVGYGPDANMTALQSMAKATGGQAIAARNPADLASAMAKAFLAARSTP, encoded by the coding sequence GTGCGCAGCCGTGTGCTCCTGTCCGCGGCCCTGGTGGTCGTGGTCCTGTTGGTCGCCGGCGGTGTCGCCTGGCAGCTGATGAGCAACGGCACGGCCCAGCCGGTCACCCAGGCCACCGCCGCGCCGGTGCCGTCCGCCAGCCGGCCCACCGTCGCGGCCTGTCCCGAGCCGGAACTGACCGTCGCCGTGGCACCCGAGATCGAGCCGGTGATCCGGGCGGCCGCCGACGGCCTCAAACCGGCCGGTCAGCGCTGTGCGCCGATCGTGGTGCGGGCCGAGGAACCCGGCGTCACCCTGGAGTCGAAGGACCGGCCCGACGTCTGGGTGCCCTCGTCCAGTTCCTGGCTGACGATCGCCGCGCAGCGCAGACTCGTCTACAAGCCGTCCGGTGCGACCCTGGCCTGGTCCCCGATCGTGCTGACCGCGCCCGAGTCGATGGTCGGCCTCTACTCCTCCGACGGCAAGCCCGCCTGGACCGCCCTGTTGCAGGCCGTCACCGAGGGGCGCATCCCGGTCGTCACCATGCCGGACCCGCTGAAGACCACCACCGGGCTGCTCAGCGTGCACGGGGTGCACGCGGCGGCCGCACTGACCACCAAGGACCCGGGCATCGCCCAACTGCGGGCGCTCACTCTGCGCAGCCGTTTGGAGGAGGCCGACGCCGACCCGGTCTCCATTCTCAAACTGCTCGGCACCCAGAACAGCCCCACCGACGCGAGCTACGCCGTCGGCGTCTTCCCGATGGTCGAGCAGCAACTTCTGGCCTATCAGAAGGCGGGGCACGAGGTCGCGCTGGCCGGTGCGCCGCCGGTGGACGGCATGGTCCAGGCCGACTATCCGTACGCCGTACGTAAGGGCGTGAAGACCGGCCTGGTCGAACAGTTGCGTTCGGCGATCAGCCGGCCGGCTCTGGAGCAGGCCGGGTTCCGCACCGAGCCCACCGCCGGCAGCGCCCGCCTGCCCGAGTCCGCCGCCGGACTGCTCGCCCCGGTCAAACAGTGGGTGCAGTACCAGAAACTGTCCTTCCAGGTGCTGCTCCTGATCGACGCGTCCGGCTCGATGAACGAGAAGATCGGCGCCGGTGCGGCTACCAAGGCGTCCCTGCTGCGCGAGTCCGGGGCCAGCGCGGCCGACCTGTTCAACCAGGACACCACGATCGGGATGTGGTACTTCGGCGCCGCCTCGGCGACCAGTCCCGCACACACCGAGGAGGTCCCGTTCGGGCCGATCACCTCGCCCGTCGGGGAACGGCCACGACGTGACCTGCTGGCCGAGAAGATCGGAACATACCGCCCGATCACCAGCGCCGGCACACCGCTCTACCAGAGCGTCCTCGACGGCATCGAGACCATGCGCCAGGACGCGGCACCGGACAAACCGTCAGTGGTCGTGGTCCTCACCGACGGGGCCGACGGCGGGACCAGGTTCACCATGTCCAATCAGGAGTTCCTGCGGAAGATCGCGGCCGGCCGGGACCCGAAACGGCCGATCCCGGTGATCGCGGTCGGTTACGGCCCGGACGCCAACATGACCGCGCTGCAGAGCATGGCCAAGGCGACCGGTGGCCAGGCCATCGCCGCCCGCAACCCGGCCGACCTGGCGTCGGCCATGGCCAAGGCGTTCCTGGCGGCCCGTTCGACGCCCTGA